In Streptomyces seoulensis, the following are encoded in one genomic region:
- a CDS encoding helix-turn-helix transcriptional regulator: protein MNMTLGERVRAATAALMHLTGENQADLATALGISQTQISRRQSGHAAWSLTDCEALATHYGIDVLDLLAGPTRACDTLAPHRRRTPAPAAAQGTPR, encoded by the coding sequence ATGAACATGACGCTCGGCGAACGCGTACGAGCCGCCACCGCCGCCCTCATGCACCTCACCGGCGAAAACCAGGCCGACCTCGCCACCGCCCTCGGCATCAGCCAGACCCAGATCAGCCGCCGCCAAAGCGGCCACGCCGCCTGGAGCCTGACCGACTGCGAAGCCCTCGCCACCCACTACGGCATCGACGTCCTCGACCTCCTCGCCGGCCCCACCCGCGCCTGCGACACCCTGGCCCCCCACCGCCGCCGCACCCCCGCCCCCGCGGCCGCCCAGGGGACACCCCGATGA
- a CDS encoding nitroreductase family protein, with the protein MDVMTAVLTRRSEHQLVEPAPSDAEFAYLLRAAATAPDHGRLRPWRWILVRGDARTALGRCFADDYDGPQPRRAHVQTKPQRAPLLATLVFTPQHATIPEWEQLAATSTMAGSLILLLHARGFGSVWRTGPFTQSQTTRHTLGLRPEERLLGWLYIGTPHHTRTPRRRTPDDITDHITVFTPELLTL; encoded by the coding sequence ATGGATGTCATGACGGCCGTACTGACCCGCCGCAGCGAACACCAACTCGTCGAACCCGCCCCCAGCGACGCCGAGTTCGCCTACCTCCTGCGCGCCGCGGCCACCGCCCCCGACCACGGCCGGCTGCGCCCCTGGCGCTGGATCCTCGTCCGCGGCGACGCCCGCACCGCCCTGGGCCGCTGCTTCGCCGACGACTACGACGGCCCCCAGCCCCGCCGCGCCCACGTACAGACCAAACCCCAGCGGGCCCCCCTCCTGGCCACCCTGGTCTTCACCCCCCAGCACGCCACCATCCCCGAATGGGAACAGCTCGCCGCCACCAGCACCATGGCCGGCTCCCTCATCCTCCTCCTGCACGCCCGAGGCTTCGGCAGCGTCTGGCGCACCGGCCCCTTCACCCAGTCCCAGACCACCCGCCACACCCTGGGCCTGCGCCCCGAAGAACGCCTCCTCGGCTGGCTCTACATCGGCACCCCCCACCACACCCGCACCCCCCGCCGCCGCACCCCCGACGACATCACCGACCACATCACCGTCTTCACCCCCGAACTCCTCACCCTCTGA
- a CDS encoding helix-turn-helix transcriptional regulator yields MTDYHAIDALLADARTPAALPPADRRRALREALHLTRTQVAHALGVSPSTVGGWETGRDPSGELREKYAYFLTAAQEKLRTQHATPPHPEAEPT; encoded by the coding sequence ATGACCGACTACCACGCCATCGACGCCCTCCTCGCCGACGCCCGCACCCCCGCCGCCCTGCCCCCCGCCGACCGCCGCCGCGCCCTGCGCGAAGCCCTCCACCTCACCCGCACCCAGGTGGCCCACGCCCTGGGAGTGAGCCCCTCCACCGTCGGCGGCTGGGAAACAGGACGCGACCCCAGCGGCGAACTCCGCGAGAAGTACGCCTACTTCCTCACCGCCGCCCAGGAAAAACTCCGCACCCAGCACGCCACCCCGCCCCACCCCGAAGCCGAGCCCACCG
- a CDS encoding helix-turn-helix domain-containing protein has protein sequence MLDLLGLDHQTESVYRAMLDHPEDGVEGLVARLGRPAKEIRDALDRLSELALVRFSTEDPTQLHAVSPHLGIEILLARQQAELAAQQQRVEASRAVAARLISEFAGQQEDVPEAGVQYLRGLESIRDYLTALNHQVRHEFLAFAPGGPQTEANMQASRPLNQRLLERGVQMRTIYLDSIRRDAATVAYAEWLVDKGGQVRTVPSLPNRMIICDRQVAIMAADSNATSVGAVVLSAPGLIAALCTLFDTTWQAAEALGTPPAGREQEGLTRQQAEVLHLLAEGHTDDAIARKLGVSPRTARRFANTLMAQLDARSRFQAGVRAVQYGHLPASVG, from the coding sequence ATGCTTGATCTTCTCGGGCTCGACCACCAGACGGAATCCGTGTACCGGGCCATGCTCGATCATCCCGAGGACGGTGTGGAGGGTCTGGTCGCCCGGCTGGGCAGACCGGCGAAGGAGATCAGGGACGCGCTGGACCGGCTGAGTGAGCTGGCGCTGGTGCGGTTTTCCACCGAGGACCCCACGCAGTTGCACGCGGTCAGTCCGCATCTGGGTATCGAGATCCTGCTGGCTCGTCAGCAGGCGGAGCTGGCGGCGCAGCAGCAGCGGGTGGAGGCGAGCCGGGCGGTGGCGGCGCGGCTGATCTCGGAGTTCGCCGGGCAGCAGGAGGATGTTCCTGAGGCGGGGGTGCAGTATCTGCGGGGTCTTGAGTCGATCCGGGATTATCTGACGGCGCTCAATCATCAGGTCCGTCATGAGTTCCTGGCGTTCGCGCCGGGCGGTCCGCAGACGGAGGCCAATATGCAGGCCTCGCGTCCGCTGAACCAGCGGCTGCTGGAGCGGGGTGTGCAGATGCGGACGATCTATCTGGACAGTATCCGCCGGGACGCGGCGACGGTGGCGTACGCGGAGTGGCTGGTGGACAAGGGTGGTCAGGTGCGGACGGTGCCGTCGCTGCCGAACCGGATGATCATCTGTGACCGGCAGGTGGCGATCATGGCGGCGGACAGCAATGCCACGTCGGTGGGGGCGGTGGTGCTCAGTGCGCCGGGGCTGATAGCGGCGCTGTGCACGCTGTTCGACACCACCTGGCAGGCGGCGGAGGCGCTGGGCACGCCGCCGGCGGGGCGGGAGCAGGAGGGGCTGACCCGGCAGCAGGCGGAGGTGCTGCATCTGCTGGCCGAGGGGCATACCGATGACGCGATCGCGCGGAAGCTGGGGGTGTCTCCTCGTACGGCGCGGCGTTTCGCGAACACGCTGATGGCGCAGCTGGATGCGCGCAGCC